One Archangium lipolyticum DNA window includes the following coding sequences:
- a CDS encoding cytochrome P450 has protein sequence MSRESGRVFNRFESPNLENPYPLYQRIRQEAPVFFDESLNLWIVSRHQDARTVLMDPEAFRSADCLQNPIPPPPEVLAVFMEGYPRLPSLVDDDPPGHTRVRTLVSKACAPQRFTAMEPDIRALASSLLDAFARDGQGDLVKRFTYPLPAMVVGGFMGVPVEDMDRLKHWAEELTRLSAGALTLERQVECARSFVAFQRYLAALVESRRKVPKKDLVSALIAARHGDYEPLSDLELIALLQTLLFAGHETTTNLLGNMLVLLLREPERWSALRAEPGLIPKVIEESLRLDAPVQGMMRTASREVELAGARIPAGARVFVLFASANRDEAVFAEPERFEPHRSDVSKHLAFGQGIHYCIGAQLAKLEARVALELLGERLPNLRLLPEQDFDYLPNFMHRGPRRLLAAWDPV, from the coding sequence ATGTCTCGTGAGTCCGGGAGGGTGTTCAACCGCTTCGAGTCCCCGAATCTGGAGAATCCCTACCCTCTCTATCAGCGCATCCGACAGGAGGCGCCCGTCTTCTTCGACGAATCGCTGAACCTCTGGATTGTCTCCCGGCACCAGGACGCGCGCACGGTGCTGATGGACCCGGAGGCGTTCCGTTCGGCCGACTGCCTCCAGAACCCCATCCCGCCGCCGCCCGAGGTCCTGGCGGTGTTCATGGAGGGCTATCCGCGGCTTCCCTCCCTGGTGGATGACGATCCTCCCGGTCACACGCGTGTACGGACACTGGTGAGCAAGGCCTGCGCGCCACAACGGTTCACGGCGATGGAGCCGGACATCCGGGCACTGGCCAGCTCGCTGCTCGACGCGTTCGCCCGCGACGGTCAGGGAGACCTGGTCAAGCGCTTCACCTACCCGCTGCCGGCGATGGTGGTGGGTGGGTTCATGGGCGTGCCAGTCGAGGACATGGATCGGCTCAAGCACTGGGCGGAGGAGTTGACCCGCTTGTCCGCGGGAGCGCTCACGCTGGAGCGGCAGGTGGAGTGCGCGCGGAGTTTCGTGGCCTTCCAGCGCTACCTGGCCGCCCTGGTGGAATCGCGCCGGAAGGTGCCGAAGAAGGACCTGGTGAGCGCGCTGATCGCGGCGCGGCACGGAGATTACGAGCCGTTGAGCGACCTGGAGCTCATCGCCCTGCTGCAGACGTTGCTCTTCGCCGGGCACGAGACGACGACGAACCTGCTGGGCAACATGCTGGTGCTGCTGCTGCGGGAGCCGGAGCGGTGGAGCGCGCTGCGGGCGGAGCCGGGCTTGATTCCCAAGGTGATCGAGGAGTCACTGCGGCTGGACGCACCCGTGCAGGGGATGATGCGGACGGCGAGCCGGGAAGTGGAGCTGGCGGGAGCGCGGATACCGGCGGGGGCGAGGGTGTTCGTCCTGTTCGCCTCGGCCAACCGGGACGAGGCCGTCTTCGCGGAACCGGAGCGCTTCGAGCCACACCGCTCGGATGTCTCCAAGCACCTGGCCTTCGGGCAGGGCATCCACTACTGCATCGGCGCGCAGCTGGCGAAGCTGGAGGCGAGGGTGGCGCTGGAGTTGCTGGGCGAGCGGCTGCCGAACCTGCGGCTGCTGCCGGAACAGGACTTCGACTACCTGCCCAACTTCATGCACCGAGGCCCCAGGCGGCTGCTCGCCGCCTGGGACCCGGTCTGA
- a CDS encoding LamG-like jellyroll fold domain-containing protein, giving the protein MSRPEFRSLPLVLLLLSSVLIHPLVGCTPPAPDETPDASTPDASTPDEVHGLKGEYFRMSAPGARDFTQLGAVALDPNINFPGLAATFETLTGRTEHTTARWTGRITAPETGDYTFFAIGDNGFRLFIDGAPVIDHWVGDWDVEQRSAPVRLVAGEAHDFRLEMFQDVGGANMFLRWSSATIGKQIVPTTAFTPPVGFEVYPVDLTVGEDGRRLTLDFAEPVTALGDPLPHLTVEADTTPMPLASATVAANDPSLVVVTLAAPVQRGQRVRVAYDGDGGLTVEGEAVPQLIREASNESTHRLRTQWGEQLDPAHPLPEYPRPQQVRTRWLNLNGPWEFSGAAAGEQPVFGRALPERIIVPFPVESQLSGLERHEDHMFYRKLVTVPESWRIGAGQRLRLNFGAVDHQARVWVNGQQVAEHTGGYTAFTADITAALRGSGDQEIVVAVTDTTGPNQPIGKQSRNPGGIVYTQSSGIWQTVWLEPVPDVAIDDVVITPDIQAGTLAVEVRSASASPGASVTAVARDAADRVVGTITGPANTRLSLPVPQPHLWTPDDPYLYDLDVTLTDGQSTDTVDSYFGMRSVAIQNVGGFPKLVLNGKPIFSLAMLDQGFWPDGLYTAPSDAALRWDLQAQKDLGFNAVRKHIKVEPARWYYHADQLGLLVWQDFVSANITNTQGQQAFLTEGRRMMEQLHDSPAVVGWVVFNEGWGEWNREETGRIAEQVKAADPSRVVNAHSGVNCCDSKGDSGKGDVLDHHDYNNTDPAYPDATRAAMDGEHGGFTLRTPGHMWPGAPTVIYSGVVDKAALTARYVENTTTFYLAAAGAELSGSVYTQVTDLENELNGFYTYDRRVLKVDPEPVREINRRVIAVGAAAADDATFPGLGHWPLDEGSGTLGHDIDGRSDVTLHGNTVWTAGIHGRALRFDGNGDFAETAAPVLDTRGDHSISVWVTLDALPGNYATAVSQDGRRTENPFYLQYGHGSFAFSAPGGRRATYAVTPELGRWYHLVGVRAGAELRLYVDGRRVASTPAGPATVSTGPLALGRAKYAGRDTDFWAGSIDEVQAFGRALEDSEVSALYAEVSR; this is encoded by the coding sequence ATGTCACGCCCTGAGTTCAGGTCGCTCCCCCTGGTCTTGCTGTTACTCTCTTCCGTGCTGATCCACCCCCTGGTCGGCTGCACGCCACCAGCCCCGGATGAGACGCCGGATGCGTCGACACCGGATGCATCGACACCGGATGAGGTGCACGGTCTCAAGGGCGAGTACTTCCGTATGTCGGCGCCCGGCGCCCGTGACTTCACCCAGCTCGGCGCGGTCGCGCTGGATCCGAACATCAACTTCCCCGGTCTGGCGGCCACGTTCGAGACGCTGACCGGCCGCACCGAGCACACCACGGCCCGGTGGACCGGTCGGATCACCGCACCGGAGACCGGCGACTACACGTTCTTCGCGATCGGCGACAATGGCTTCCGGCTGTTCATCGACGGCGCGCCGGTGATCGACCACTGGGTCGGCGATTGGGATGTCGAGCAGCGCAGCGCGCCGGTGCGCCTCGTCGCGGGCGAGGCACACGACTTCCGGCTGGAGATGTTCCAGGACGTCGGCGGCGCGAACATGTTCCTGCGGTGGTCGAGTGCCACCATCGGCAAGCAGATCGTTCCGACCACGGCGTTCACTCCGCCGGTCGGCTTCGAGGTCTACCCGGTCGACCTCACCGTCGGCGAGGACGGCCGCCGGCTGACGCTCGACTTCGCCGAGCCGGTCACCGCGCTCGGTGACCCGTTGCCGCACCTGACCGTGGAGGCCGACACCACCCCGATGCCGCTGGCCTCGGCCACCGTCGCCGCCAACGACCCGTCCCTCGTGGTGGTCACCCTCGCCGCGCCAGTCCAGCGCGGCCAGCGCGTCCGTGTCGCCTATGACGGCGACGGCGGCCTGACCGTGGAGGGTGAGGCGGTGCCGCAGCTCATCCGCGAAGCCAGCAACGAGTCGACCCACCGGCTGCGCACCCAGTGGGGCGAGCAACTCGACCCGGCCCACCCGCTGCCCGAGTACCCTCGGCCGCAACAGGTCCGCACCCGGTGGCTCAACCTCAACGGTCCGTGGGAGTTCTCCGGCGCGGCCGCGGGCGAGCAGCCGGTGTTCGGCCGGGCGCTGCCGGAACGCATCATCGTGCCGTTCCCCGTGGAGTCCCAGCTCTCCGGGCTGGAGCGCCACGAGGACCACATGTTCTACCGCAAGCTCGTCACCGTGCCCGAGTCCTGGCGGATCGGCGCCGGGCAGCGGCTCCGGCTGAACTTCGGCGCGGTGGACCACCAGGCGCGGGTGTGGGTCAACGGCCAGCAGGTCGCCGAGCACACCGGCGGCTACACCGCGTTCACCGCGGACATCACCGCCGCCCTGCGCGGCTCGGGTGACCAGGAGATCGTCGTCGCGGTCACCGACACCACCGGACCCAACCAGCCGATCGGGAAGCAGTCGCGCAATCCGGGCGGCATCGTCTACACGCAGTCCTCGGGCATCTGGCAGACCGTCTGGCTGGAGCCGGTGCCCGACGTGGCGATCGACGACGTCGTGATCACGCCGGACATCCAGGCGGGCACGCTCGCCGTCGAAGTCCGTTCCGCGTCGGCCTCGCCCGGTGCCAGCGTCACCGCCGTGGCCCGCGACGCCGCCGACCGCGTGGTCGGCACCATCACCGGCCCGGCCAACACCCGGCTCTCGTTGCCAGTGCCTCAGCCGCACCTGTGGACGCCGGACGACCCGTACCTCTACGACCTCGACGTCACCCTCACCGACGGGCAGAGCACCGACACCGTCGACAGCTACTTCGGAATGCGCTCGGTGGCGATCCAGAACGTCGGCGGCTTCCCGAAGCTGGTGCTCAACGGCAAGCCGATCTTCTCCCTCGCCATGCTGGACCAGGGGTTCTGGCCCGACGGGCTCTACACCGCGCCCAGCGACGCGGCCCTGCGCTGGGACCTGCAGGCGCAGAAGGACCTCGGGTTCAACGCCGTCCGCAAGCACATCAAGGTGGAGCCCGCGCGCTGGTACTACCACGCGGACCAGCTCGGCCTGCTGGTGTGGCAGGACTTCGTCTCCGCGAACATCACGAACACGCAGGGACAGCAGGCGTTCCTCACCGAGGGCCGTCGCATGATGGAGCAGCTGCACGACTCGCCGGCCGTCGTGGGCTGGGTGGTCTTCAACGAGGGCTGGGGCGAGTGGAACCGGGAGGAGACCGGCCGGATCGCCGAGCAGGTCAAGGCCGCCGACCCCTCGCGAGTGGTCAATGCGCACAGCGGCGTGAACTGCTGCGACTCCAAGGGCGACTCCGGCAAGGGTGACGTCCTCGACCACCACGACTACAACAACACCGACCCGGCCTACCCGGACGCCACGCGCGCGGCGATGGATGGCGAGCACGGCGGGTTCACCCTGCGCACGCCGGGCCATATGTGGCCGGGCGCGCCGACGGTCATCTACAGCGGGGTGGTGGACAAGGCGGCGCTGACCGCGAGGTACGTCGAGAACACCACGACCTTCTACCTGGCCGCCGCCGGGGCGGAGCTGTCCGGCTCGGTCTACACCCAGGTCACCGATCTGGAGAACGAGCTCAACGGCTTCTACACCTACGATCGGCGAGTGCTGAAGGTCGATCCGGAGCCGGTGCGCGAGATCAACCGGCGGGTGATCGCCGTGGGCGCCGCGGCGGCCGATGACGCGACGTTCCCCGGACTCGGGCACTGGCCGCTCGACGAGGGCAGCGGCACGCTGGGCCACGACATCGACGGGCGCAGCGACGTGACGCTGCACGGGAACACCGTCTGGACGGCCGGGATCCACGGGCGGGCGCTGCGCTTCGACGGGAACGGCGACTTCGCCGAGACGGCCGCTCCGGTGCTGGACACCCGAGGCGACCACTCGATCTCGGTGTGGGTGACGCTCGACGCGCTGCCGGGCAACTACGCCACGGCGGTCAGCCAGGACGGCCGCCGCACGGAGAACCCGTTCTACCTGCAGTACGGGCATGGCTCGTTCGCGTTCAGCGCTCCCGGAGGGCGCCGCGCCACGTACGCGGTGACGCCGGAGCTCGGCCGCTGGTACCACCTCGTCGGCGTCCGGGCTGGCGCCGAACTACGGCTGTACGTCGACGGCCGCCGGGTGGCGTCCACACCGGCGGGCCCGGCAACGGTGAGCACCGGGCCGCTGGCGCTCGGGCGTGCGAAGTACGCCGGCCGCGACACCGACTTCTGGGCCGGGTCGATCGACGAGGTGCAGGCCTTCGGCCGTGCGCTCGAGGACAGCGAAGTGAGCGCCCTGTACGCGGAGGTGTCGCGCTGA
- a CDS encoding histidine phosphatase family protein produces MTDLNPIPFWFLRHGETDWNARMLSQGRVDIPLNAVGLAQAERAAEALVGRGIRSIHSSTLSRARVTAEIVAARLNLPVNLDPELRECAFGVQEGQMMSGWFDDWIAGIATPEGAEPFSELRERAVRAINRATAHPGPVLIVAHGALWRAVRQAAGLEVNIRTPNALPLWVEPPSGHQGWRFVAAEWSALPS; encoded by the coding sequence ATGACCGACCTGAATCCCATCCCCTTCTGGTTCCTCCGCCACGGTGAGACGGATTGGAACGCCCGCATGCTCTCCCAGGGCCGGGTGGACATTCCGCTGAACGCCGTAGGCCTCGCCCAGGCGGAGCGTGCAGCGGAGGCACTGGTGGGGCGGGGTATCCGCTCCATCCATTCCAGCACCCTCAGCCGAGCGCGGGTGACAGCGGAGATCGTGGCGGCACGGCTGAACCTGCCGGTGAACCTCGATCCCGAACTGCGGGAATGTGCCTTCGGCGTGCAGGAAGGGCAGATGATGTCCGGCTGGTTCGACGACTGGATCGCCGGCATCGCGACGCCCGAAGGCGCCGAACCCTTCTCCGAGCTGCGCGAGCGCGCCGTGAGGGCCATCAACCGCGCCACCGCCCATCCCGGCCCGGTGCTGATCGTGGCGCATGGTGCCCTGTGGCGCGCCGTGCGCCAGGCGGCGGGGCTGGAGGTGAACATCCGCACGCCCAACGCCCTGCCGCTCTGGGTGGAGCCGCCCTCGGGCCATCAGGGCTGGCGCTTCGTCGCGGCGGAGTGGAGCGCCCTCCCCTCCTGA
- a CDS encoding glycoside hydrolase family 5 protein — translation MSPTLANPTGRFYIVGKDIVDPSGNKFYPVGANLDGWDFFQRDTENRAAAATSWGWNIIRINGAQLAHPEWNTHGLVSGDLSKPNFDKIDRIIQAYTSRKIVVMIEFHDSVWANGGIDATRLAQTRSAWISLSNKYKTNTYVWFNLLNEPVWGQPVSEYLSVHTDLRNAIRSTGAENIIVVDGGVAGQEWPGWGIPGNLIPTYGPQLAQGQCNMLFSIHVYNAWAEAGGSSPHTSEFIAYLKSVQSKNLALIVGETGWNSNDGDVARLKAGSMIAFNNAPAYGVGIIGWHGNPNWGDTFNMTRPDSGASGGQFYAIDNWTQPTTLTDFGKVLWDLSHKKPQLGAFTGSYANSNCASAK, via the coding sequence GTGAGTCCCACGCTGGCCAACCCCACCGGCCGCTTCTACATCGTGGGCAAGGACATCGTGGATCCGAGCGGGAACAAGTTCTATCCCGTGGGAGCCAACCTGGACGGCTGGGACTTCTTCCAGCGGGACACGGAGAACCGCGCCGCGGCGGCCACCAGCTGGGGATGGAACATCATCCGCATCAACGGGGCCCAGCTGGCGCATCCGGAGTGGAACACGCACGGGCTCGTGTCGGGCGACCTGTCGAAGCCCAACTTCGACAAGATCGACCGCATCATCCAGGCCTACACGTCGCGGAAGATCGTGGTCATGATCGAGTTCCACGACAGTGTGTGGGCGAACGGCGGCATCGACGCGACCCGGCTGGCCCAGACCCGGAGCGCATGGATCTCCCTGTCCAACAAATACAAGACGAACACCTACGTCTGGTTCAACCTGCTCAACGAGCCCGTCTGGGGCCAGCCGGTGAGCGAGTACCTGAGCGTGCACACGGACCTGCGCAACGCCATCCGCTCCACCGGCGCGGAGAACATCATCGTCGTGGATGGTGGAGTCGCTGGTCAGGAGTGGCCCGGCTGGGGCATCCCGGGGAATCTCATCCCGACGTACGGGCCGCAGCTGGCGCAGGGCCAGTGCAACATGCTCTTCTCCATCCACGTGTACAACGCCTGGGCCGAAGCGGGCGGGAGCAGCCCCCATACGTCCGAGTTCATCGCCTATCTGAAGTCGGTGCAGAGCAAGAACCTGGCGCTGATCGTGGGCGAGACGGGCTGGAACTCGAACGACGGTGACGTGGCCCGGTTGAAGGCCGGAAGCATGATCGCCTTCAACAACGCGCCGGCCTACGGCGTGGGCATCATCGGGTGGCACGGAAACCCGAACTGGGGTGACACGTTCAACATGACCAGGCCTGACTCGGGCGCCTCCGGCGGCCAGTTCTACGCCATCGACAACTGGACCCAGCCCACCACGCTGACGGACTTCGGCAAGGTGCTGTGGGACCTCTCGCACAAGAAGCCCCAGCTCGGCGCGTTCACCGGCAGCTACGCGAACAGCAACTGCGCCTCGGCGAAGTAG
- a CDS encoding DUF6055 domain-containing protein, translating to MMTHKTRRTPALLLLVGVFGTGCLLDEGMTAEEGGGGTSENGGSGGSGESAALAACDPGTTTTAWATNCPTSPPACTAGTWTAGGPDPDHSNFKLIKESAHFAIYSDEAIASATAQAALDTLENTVWKVYFGAPIYFKEPLCNLSNKTKVSVHVHSNWGLTGGAWSSTRMGMWIGPGALNDHWGLAHEFMHAVQSVSGGMSCYQSNTCGWIYESHANFMPHQLPEYRNEVHCSEMSVNAPHVYLGSTRDRYCNWQFMEFLKDKYCYSAVNEIWTSSPSNDPFSQIMKTRGWNISQMNDFFGEWAMHNVTWDYKDPPPTSGGNQGPTYRAKYGSITSKSRPERRLRLTQLEPLDGSYATNRRFVTPTGWAPQRWGYNIVRLYPDAGATSVTVTFRGVKQSGADSDWRWGLVATDSAITTPRYSALQRGADGELNFCVNPGEALFLVVVGTPSVQKQIVWDQMYNTIYRYPWMVQLTSAWPEGFKNGTQDACPSGTQRHSNGGGCVVSGVPASVYVGPYAQVLGGSVSGSARIEDHAVVVSGNVSGGTVTGLSVLMNGFSVSGSARVASTFYPLGFYEGQQAVSGTAQLIGDLEYRGVGLNKSSGTYFGFVDPGTSPASNTTDVTIAPPYTWRP from the coding sequence ATGATGACCCACAAGACACGACGTACTCCCGCCCTGCTGCTCCTGGTGGGCGTCTTCGGAACCGGGTGTCTCCTGGACGAAGGCATGACGGCAGAGGAGGGGGGCGGCGGCACGAGCGAAAACGGCGGGTCCGGTGGTAGCGGTGAATCCGCGGCATTGGCCGCGTGTGATCCCGGAACCACGACGACGGCCTGGGCGACGAACTGCCCGACCTCGCCGCCAGCTTGCACCGCGGGTACCTGGACCGCGGGCGGACCGGATCCGGATCACTCAAACTTCAAGTTGATCAAGGAGTCCGCGCACTTCGCCATCTATTCGGACGAGGCCATCGCCAGCGCCACGGCTCAAGCCGCGCTCGATACGCTCGAAAATACCGTCTGGAAGGTCTACTTCGGGGCGCCGATCTACTTCAAGGAACCGCTCTGCAACCTGTCGAACAAGACCAAGGTCAGTGTCCACGTTCATTCCAACTGGGGTCTCACTGGCGGCGCCTGGAGCTCGACACGGATGGGGATGTGGATCGGACCCGGCGCGCTCAACGATCACTGGGGGCTCGCGCACGAGTTCATGCACGCCGTGCAGAGCGTGAGCGGCGGCATGTCGTGCTACCAGTCGAACACCTGCGGCTGGATCTACGAGAGCCACGCCAACTTCATGCCTCACCAGCTCCCCGAGTACCGCAACGAGGTGCACTGCTCGGAGATGTCCGTGAACGCGCCGCACGTCTATCTGGGTTCGACGCGCGATCGCTACTGCAACTGGCAGTTCATGGAGTTCTTGAAGGACAAGTACTGCTACAGCGCGGTCAATGAAATCTGGACGAGCAGCCCGAGCAACGATCCCTTCTCGCAAATCATGAAGACGCGCGGCTGGAACATCAGCCAGATGAACGACTTCTTCGGCGAGTGGGCGATGCACAACGTGACCTGGGATTACAAGGATCCGCCCCCTACCAGCGGCGGCAACCAGGGCCCGACCTATCGCGCGAAGTACGGTTCGATCACGAGCAAGTCGAGGCCGGAGCGGCGCCTCCGGCTGACCCAGCTCGAGCCGCTGGATGGGAGCTACGCGACGAATCGGCGCTTCGTGACGCCGACCGGCTGGGCGCCGCAGCGCTGGGGCTACAATATCGTGCGGCTCTACCCGGACGCGGGCGCCACGAGCGTGACCGTGACCTTCCGCGGCGTGAAGCAGAGTGGCGCGGACTCCGATTGGCGCTGGGGCCTCGTCGCCACGGACAGCGCCATCACCACGCCACGCTATAGCGCTCTGCAGCGCGGCGCGGACGGCGAGCTCAATTTCTGCGTCAACCCCGGCGAAGCGCTCTTCCTGGTCGTGGTCGGAACGCCCTCCGTGCAAAAGCAGATCGTCTGGGATCAGATGTACAACACCATCTATCGCTATCCGTGGATGGTGCAGCTCACGAGTGCCTGGCCCGAGGGATTCAAGAACGGCACGCAAGACGCCTGTCCTTCGGGAACGCAGCGTCACTCGAACGGCGGCGGCTGTGTTGTCAGCGGCGTTCCGGCGAGCGTGTACGTCGGCCCCTACGCCCAGGTGCTCGGCGGGAGCGTGAGCGGCTCGGCGCGCATCGAGGACCACGCGGTGGTCGTGTCGGGCAACGTCTCCGGCGGCACCGTCACCGGCCTCTCGGTGCTGATGAACGGCTTCAGCGTGAGCGGCTCGGCCAGGGTCGCCTCCACCTTCTATCCGCTCGGCTTCTACGAAGGCCAGCAGGCGGTGTCGGGCACGGCGCAGCTCATCGGCGACCTCGAATACCGGGGCGTAGGCCTGAACAAGTCGAGCGGCACCTACTTCGGTTTCGTCGATCCGGGCACCTCGCCCGCCTCGAACACGACGGACGTCACGATCGCGCCGCCCTACACCTGGCGGCCGTAG
- a CDS encoding glycoside hydrolase family 6 protein, translated as MKLERAAATELIQNGSFGAGSVAPWWNGANTQVRVENGRLRVDVAAGTTNPWDAIIGQSGIPLASGQAYTLSFTASASASVSVRTTVQLESAPYTATLNQQLSLDTTSRRFSFPFTSSLASNQGQVTFQLGGRAGTATILLDDISLTTSSTGSGPLAMTSGFYVDPNSNPASWVRANGGDARASRIQSAIASKPMARWFGNWNADITSAVSGFVGAADTADKLPVLVAYNIPGRDCGSHSAGGAGSPDAYRAWISAFVTGLGNRPAIVIIEPDAVAQLDCLPNDTERQTRLGLLRYATEQLRDRAPNTWAYIDGGNAGWIPADTMAQRLEAAGARNTRGFALNVSNFYPTAQSSSYASAVNAALSSRYGYTLPFAVDTSRNGNGHNGEWCNPAGRKLGTPSQTGGGAELLLWVKVPGDSDGQCGIAPGIPAGQFSPELAIRLIDGT; from the coding sequence ATGAAGCTCGAGAGGGCGGCGGCCACCGAGCTCATCCAAAACGGCTCCTTCGGAGCGGGCAGCGTCGCCCCCTGGTGGAACGGCGCCAATACCCAGGTGCGCGTCGAGAATGGCCGGCTGCGCGTCGACGTCGCCGCGGGAACCACCAACCCGTGGGACGCCATCATCGGGCAGAGTGGCATTCCCCTGGCGAGCGGGCAGGCCTATACCCTGTCGTTCACCGCCTCGGCCTCGGCGAGCGTGTCGGTGCGCACGACGGTGCAGTTGGAGAGCGCTCCCTACACCGCGACGTTGAACCAACAGCTCTCGCTCGACACCACGTCGCGGCGGTTCTCGTTCCCCTTCACCTCGTCCCTGGCCTCCAACCAGGGACAGGTGACCTTCCAGCTCGGGGGCCGCGCGGGGACCGCCACCATCCTGCTCGACGACATCTCGCTCACCACGAGCAGCACCGGTTCCGGACCGCTCGCGATGACCAGCGGCTTCTACGTGGATCCCAACTCCAACCCCGCCAGCTGGGTACGTGCCAACGGCGGCGACGCACGCGCGTCGCGCATCCAGTCGGCCATCGCGAGCAAGCCGATGGCGCGCTGGTTCGGCAACTGGAACGCGGACATCACCTCGGCGGTGTCTGGCTTCGTCGGAGCGGCCGATACCGCTGACAAGCTGCCGGTGCTCGTGGCCTACAACATCCCCGGCCGCGACTGCGGCAGCCACTCCGCGGGAGGCGCGGGCAGCCCTGACGCCTACCGGGCCTGGATCTCCGCGTTCGTGACGGGCCTCGGAAACCGTCCCGCCATCGTCATCATCGAACCAGACGCCGTGGCCCAGCTGGACTGCCTGCCCAACGACACCGAGCGGCAGACGCGGCTCGGACTGCTGCGCTACGCCACCGAGCAACTGCGCGACCGCGCGCCGAATACCTGGGCCTATATCGACGGAGGCAACGCCGGTTGGATCCCCGCCGACACGATGGCCCAGCGGCTGGAGGCCGCCGGAGCGCGCAACACGCGGGGCTTCGCCCTCAACGTGTCGAACTTCTACCCCACTGCCCAGTCCAGCTCTTATGCCTCGGCGGTCAATGCCGCCCTGTCCAGCCGTTATGGGTACACCCTGCCCTTCGCGGTGGACACCAGCCGCAATGGCAACGGCCACAACGGTGAGTGGTGCAATCCGGCCGGGCGGAAGCTCGGCACTCCGTCGCAGACCGGTGGCGGGGCCGAGTTGCTGCTTTGGGTGAAGGTGCCCGGCGACTCCGATGGCCAGTGCGGAATCGCTCCGGGCATACCCGCGGGCCAGTTCAGCCCGGAGCTGGCGATCCGACTGATCGACGGCACGTGA
- a CDS encoding TetR/AcrR family transcriptional regulator, translating to MKEEARVAILEAAEQVIAEQGLTATRMEDIATRVGVSVGTLYNYFEDRQRLLQALLDAQVQQLMAVLDTELERSRGAPYRMRLHGLLRAILEHTQKHFRFLSLLLEERVMRVAASSEELERHQRLSNALAERIGALNPEGLAQGVLRPEDAPHYPMLLLGMLQSTLLRQFLDRQPTPVDEQIALLLRCFLEGASPRPG from the coding sequence ATGAAGGAGGAGGCCCGGGTGGCCATCCTCGAGGCGGCGGAACAGGTGATCGCCGAGCAGGGCCTCACCGCCACGCGGATGGAGGACATCGCCACGCGGGTGGGCGTCTCGGTCGGCACGCTCTACAACTACTTCGAGGATCGGCAGCGGCTGCTCCAGGCGCTGCTCGACGCGCAGGTTCAGCAGTTGATGGCGGTGCTGGACACGGAGTTGGAGCGCAGCCGGGGCGCCCCCTACCGCATGCGCTTGCATGGCCTGCTGCGCGCCATCCTGGAGCACACCCAGAAGCACTTCCGATTCCTCTCCCTGCTGCTGGAGGAAAGGGTGATGCGCGTGGCCGCCTCGAGCGAAGAGTTGGAGCGTCATCAGCGGCTCTCGAACGCGCTGGCCGAGCGGATCGGCGCGCTCAACCCCGAGGGCCTCGCGCAAGGGGTGCTGCGGCCCGAGGACGCGCCGCACTACCCCATGCTGCTGCTGGGCATGCTGCAGAGCACCCTGCTGCGGCAATTCCTCGATCGCCAGCCCACGCCCGTCGACGAGCAGATCGCGCTACTGCTGCGCTGCTTCCTGGAAGGCGCCAGCCCGCGCCCCGGGTGA